One segment of Nocardioides sp. QY071 DNA contains the following:
- a CDS encoding SMP-30/gluconolactonase/LRE family protein codes for MSGLGLVESPRWHDGRIWFSDWTHGRIIAVDEHDCVEVVVEHTSLPLCFDFLPDGRLVLVSNQANALLVREPDGTLAPYADLAGLSAYGHNDIVVDRLGRAYVNSCAFDFAVGPPAGDRAPGFVALVLPDGTARVVADDLAFPNGMAVTADGSTLVVADSYRSQLVAFDIAADGALSGRRVWADLGTDNPDGICLDAEGAVWYADVPHQHCVRVAEGGEVLRTVELDRGGFACAIDGDTLYVVAAHWPGPAELPTFRDWDGQLLRVSLG; via the coding sequence GTGAGCGGACTGGGCCTGGTGGAGTCGCCGCGGTGGCACGACGGCCGGATCTGGTTCAGCGACTGGACCCACGGCCGGATCATCGCGGTCGACGAGCACGACTGCGTGGAGGTGGTCGTCGAGCACACGTCGCTCCCGCTGTGCTTCGACTTCCTGCCCGACGGGCGCCTGGTCCTGGTCTCCAACCAGGCGAACGCGCTGCTCGTGCGAGAGCCTGACGGCACCCTGGCGCCGTACGCCGACCTGGCCGGGCTGTCGGCGTACGGCCACAACGACATCGTGGTCGACCGGCTCGGCCGGGCCTACGTCAACAGCTGCGCCTTCGACTTCGCCGTCGGGCCGCCGGCTGGTGACCGTGCGCCCGGCTTCGTGGCGCTCGTGCTGCCCGACGGCACGGCCCGCGTGGTCGCCGACGACCTCGCCTTCCCGAACGGGATGGCCGTCACCGCCGACGGGAGCACCCTGGTCGTCGCGGACTCGTACCGCTCGCAGCTGGTGGCCTTCGACATCGCCGCCGACGGCGCACTGTCGGGCCGCCGGGTCTGGGCCGACCTCGGTACCGACAACCCCGACGGCATCTGCCTCGACGCCGAGGGCGCCGTCTGGTACGCCGACGTCCCGCACCAGCACTGCGTCCGCGTCGCCGAGGGCGGCGAGGTGCTGCGCACCGTCGAGCTGGACCGCGGCGGCTTCGCCTGCGCGATCGACGGCGACACCCTCTACGTCGTCGCCGCGCACTGGCCCGGTCCGGCGGAGCTCCCGACCTTCCGGGACTGGGACGGTCAGCTGCTGCGGGTGTCGCTGGGCTGA
- a CDS encoding TetR/AcrR family transcriptional regulator, with protein MPKDLPVLTSAPVVRRDAARNREALLQAAAELIETCGVDDLTTEAVAARAGVGKGTVFRRFGSREGLMASLLNHREEEWQASVISGPPPLGPGAPPMERLLAFGASRLRHHREQAALIEAAGSTWGENYAVLGFVSLHVRMLLSQLGVRGDLGYLSTALVAPLAVPVLRQQIDAGGMSEAQVVAGWNDLVARVVAQPSDTRSS; from the coding sequence ATGCCCAAGGACCTCCCCGTGCTGACCAGCGCGCCCGTCGTGCGCCGCGACGCCGCCCGCAACCGGGAGGCGCTGCTGCAGGCCGCAGCCGAGCTGATCGAGACCTGCGGGGTCGACGACCTCACGACCGAGGCGGTCGCGGCGCGGGCGGGCGTCGGCAAGGGCACGGTGTTCCGGCGGTTCGGGAGCCGCGAGGGGCTGATGGCCTCGCTGCTCAACCACCGCGAGGAGGAGTGGCAGGCCAGCGTGATCAGCGGTCCGCCGCCGTTGGGTCCGGGGGCGCCGCCGATGGAGCGGCTGCTGGCGTTCGGCGCGTCCCGGCTGCGCCACCACCGCGAGCAGGCCGCCCTGATCGAGGCGGCGGGGAGCACGTGGGGCGAGAACTACGCCGTGCTCGGGTTCGTGTCGCTGCACGTGCGCATGCTGCTCTCCCAGCTCGGGGTCCGAGGCGACCTCGGCTACCTCTCGACCGCCCTCGTCGCGCCACTGGCCGTGCCGGTGCTGCGCCAGCAGATCGACGCGGGCGGGATGAGCGAGGCGCAGGTGGTCGCCGGCTGGAACGACCTGGTGGCGCGGGTCGTCGCTCAGCCCAGCGACACCCGCAGCAGCTGA
- a CDS encoding NAD(P)H-dependent oxidoreductase has protein sequence MTDTQSTRVAVLVGSLRADSLNRKLAEILRDEAPAGVTLDIVEGLDQVPFYNEDLDGATAPAAAVALRERVASADRVLAVTPEYNGTMPAVLNNAIDWISRPYGAGAMVGKPFGVIGATPTPYGGKWAHGDTARSAGIAGAIVVEDVTVSQPAVDVDPTTDPEVRAKLLAALGTLVEFAPEVSAA, from the coding sequence ATGACTGACACCCAGAGCACCCGCGTCGCCGTCCTCGTCGGATCCCTGCGGGCCGACTCCCTCAACCGCAAGCTCGCCGAGATCCTGCGCGACGAGGCGCCCGCCGGCGTCACGCTGGACATCGTCGAGGGTCTCGACCAGGTCCCGTTCTACAACGAGGACCTCGACGGCGCGACCGCGCCGGCCGCCGCCGTCGCGCTGCGCGAGCGCGTCGCCTCCGCCGACCGCGTCCTGGCCGTCACCCCCGAGTACAACGGCACCATGCCGGCCGTCCTCAACAACGCCATCGACTGGATCTCGCGCCCCTACGGCGCCGGCGCCATGGTCGGCAAGCCGTTCGGCGTCATCGGCGCCACCCCCACGCCGTACGGCGGCAAGTGGGCCCACGGCGACACCGCCCGCTCCGCCGGCATCGCCGGTGCGATCGTGGTCGAGGACGTCACCGTCTCGCAGCCGGCCGTCGACGTCGACCCGACCACCGACCCCGAGGTCCGCGCCAAGCTGCTCGCCGCGCTCGGCACCCTGGTCGAGTTCGCCCCGGAGGTGAGCGCGGCCTGA
- a CDS encoding amidase, translated as MAELHDLTALEQGALIRSGEISPVELTEHYLERAARLPQEYVDGAFVLRDPDAARRRAREVAAVGPVGDGASPLAGVPTAIKDLNLTRGVPTAFGSPVFAGYVPELSDSVALAIEDAGMVSLGKTSTPEFGSPCYTEPEGRPPAVTPWDTTRMAGGSSGGAASAVAAGLVPVAQGSDGGGSIRIPASCCGLVGLKPSRGRVSGFPMYGDPIGLAVSGPIARTVADAAALLDVLAGRRAGDPTWAPAPGGTFLEAAGREPGRLRIARFDRPVIADVEVHPEVQQAYDDASRLLASLGHVIEDVQVPLPPEAVGVFETCWAVLTALSTVPLEPAQRAQVRPLTRWLGERGEAVSGPEFGLAIGAMRRHAADALVALAPYDIVLTPTLASPPLPVGAIRDDADPAADFEAQKRFTPWTSAWNVTGMPAISLPLHQTPDGLPVGVMLAARPAEEELLLSLAAQVEAAAPWKDRHPPLW; from the coding sequence GTGGCCGAACTCCACGACCTGACCGCCCTCGAGCAGGGGGCGCTGATCCGCTCCGGCGAGATCAGCCCCGTCGAGCTCACCGAGCACTACCTCGAACGCGCCGCGCGACTCCCGCAGGAGTACGTCGACGGCGCGTTCGTGCTCCGCGACCCGGATGCCGCGCGGCGCCGGGCCCGGGAGGTCGCCGCGGTCGGACCGGTCGGGGACGGCGCGTCCCCGCTGGCCGGCGTACCGACGGCGATCAAGGACCTCAACCTCACCCGCGGCGTACCGACCGCCTTCGGGTCGCCGGTGTTCGCGGGCTACGTCCCTGAGCTGTCCGACAGCGTGGCCCTGGCGATCGAGGACGCCGGGATGGTCAGCCTCGGGAAGACGAGCACGCCCGAGTTCGGATCGCCCTGCTACACCGAGCCAGAGGGCCGTCCGCCGGCCGTCACGCCGTGGGACACCACCCGGATGGCCGGCGGCTCCTCGGGTGGCGCGGCCTCGGCGGTGGCCGCCGGGCTGGTGCCCGTCGCCCAGGGCTCCGACGGCGGGGGCTCGATCCGCATCCCCGCCTCGTGCTGCGGCCTGGTCGGGCTCAAGCCCAGCCGTGGCCGGGTCAGCGGCTTCCCGATGTACGGCGACCCGATCGGGCTCGCCGTCTCCGGCCCGATCGCCCGCACGGTCGCGGATGCCGCCGCGCTGCTCGACGTGCTCGCGGGCCGTCGCGCGGGCGACCCCACGTGGGCGCCGGCTCCGGGCGGCACCTTCCTCGAGGCCGCCGGGCGCGAGCCCGGCCGGTTGCGGATCGCGCGCTTCGACCGGCCGGTCATCGCGGACGTCGAGGTGCACCCCGAGGTCCAGCAGGCGTACGACGACGCGTCGCGCCTGCTCGCCTCCCTCGGCCACGTGATCGAGGACGTGCAGGTGCCGCTGCCGCCTGAGGCCGTCGGCGTCTTCGAGACCTGCTGGGCGGTGCTCACCGCGCTGTCGACCGTCCCGCTCGAGCCGGCCCAGCGGGCGCAGGTCCGGCCGCTGACCCGGTGGCTGGGCGAGCGTGGCGAGGCGGTGTCGGGCCCGGAGTTCGGCCTGGCGATCGGGGCGATGCGCCGCCATGCCGCCGACGCGCTGGTCGCGCTGGCGCCGTACGACATCGTGCTCACGCCGACCCTCGCCAGCCCGCCGCTCCCGGTCGGCGCGATCCGCGACGACGCCGACCCGGCGGCCGACTTCGAGGCGCAGAAGCGCTTCACGCCGTGGACCTCCGCGTGGAACGTCACCGGCATGCCGGCCATCTCGCTGCCGCTGCACCAGACACCCGACGGACTCCCGGTCGGCGTCATGCTCGCCGCCCGGCCCGCCGAGGAGGAGCTGCTCCTCTCGCTGGCCGCACAGGTCGAGGCCGCGGCTCCGTGGAAGGACCGTCACCCACCCCTGTGGTGA